A genomic region of Nostoc sp. UHCC 0702 contains the following coding sequences:
- a CDS encoding cytochrome b6 — protein sequence MANVYDWFEERLEIQALAEDVTSKYVPPHVNIFYCLGGITLTCFLIQFATGFAMTFYYKPTVAEAYSSVEYIMNEVSFGWLIRSIHRWSASMMVLMMILHVFRVYLTGGFKKPRELTWVSGVILAVITVSFGVTGYSLPWDQVGYWAVKIVSGVPEAIPVVGVLISDLLRGGSSVGQATLTRYYSAHTFVLPWLIAVFMLFHFLMIRKQGISGPL from the coding sequence ATGGCCAACGTTTACGACTGGTTTGAGGAACGCTTGGAGATTCAGGCGCTCGCTGAAGACGTGACTAGCAAGTACGTCCCTCCCCACGTCAATATTTTTTACTGCCTGGGTGGAATTACCCTAACTTGCTTTCTCATCCAGTTTGCCACTGGATTTGCCATGACGTTCTACTACAAACCAACAGTTGCTGAAGCTTACTCCTCTGTGGAGTACATCATGAACGAAGTCAGCTTCGGTTGGTTAATTCGCTCCATCCACCGCTGGTCTGCCAGCATGATGGTGCTAATGATGATTTTGCACGTCTTCCGGGTATACCTGACCGGTGGTTTCAAAAAGCCCCGCGAGTTAACTTGGGTAAGTGGCGTTATCTTAGCGGTAATCACAGTTTCCTTTGGTGTAACAGGCTACTCCCTACCTTGGGATCAAGTCGGCTACTGGGCTGTGAAAATCGTCAGCGGCGTACCAGAAGCAATTCCCGTCGTTGGCGTTTTGATTTCCGACCTACTACGCGGTGGTTCTAGTGTAGGTCAAGCAACCCTGACTCGCTACTACAGCGCTCACACATTTGTGCTACCTTGGCTGATTGCGGTCTTCATGCTATTCCACTTCTTGATGATCCGCAAGCAAGGCATTTCCGGGCCTTTGTAA
- a CDS encoding glycosyltransferase family 61 protein, with protein sequence MKTRPRHLLLSNENNYVKYMASKLYKQFKRLIKIYILSKPLARGYIPLSIDNADIYFGNEKDTKIYTLVHEEDTHVQQAKFLEGDFLRHFTPFKSGFESVVIDTTKPGFIFCNNHIIDPNFNVIYEQDVVFSETRLYGRTLPIKYEKIQGTVAYLSNTTPQNYGHWFAYVLPMLEVYWRNIDKQEMDYYYVGDSIADFQIETLVALGIKEEQIVNFPCKADRSITCVINRKIENCGNKFPSILGYRFTKNLFLPKENNANSKYPKRLYVKRGKVNYREVINDDEVVEYLEGIGFEALEMQGRTIQEQAEIFYNADVIIAASGSALTNLLFIKESTTVIEIVPFGFTDCFFYALGSYSKANYFYMIGEKIPGDTTIPQRSNLKVNINKLKQICQLASLV encoded by the coding sequence ATGAAAACTCGTCCTCGTCATCTTCTTCTTAGCAACGAAAATAACTATGTCAAATATATGGCTTCAAAATTATACAAACAGTTTAAACGTTTGATTAAAATTTATATTTTATCAAAACCTCTTGCAAGAGGATATATTCCACTCAGCATTGATAATGCTGATATATATTTTGGTAATGAAAAAGATACAAAAATTTATACATTAGTACATGAAGAAGATACCCATGTTCAACAAGCAAAATTTTTAGAAGGTGATTTTTTAAGACATTTTACTCCTTTTAAAAGTGGCTTTGAATCAGTAGTAATAGATACTACAAAACCAGGATTTATTTTCTGTAACAATCACATAATAGATCCAAATTTCAATGTGATATATGAGCAAGATGTTGTATTTAGTGAAACTAGATTGTATGGACGTACATTACCTATAAAATATGAAAAAATACAGGGAACAGTTGCGTATTTATCAAATACAACTCCTCAGAATTATGGACATTGGTTTGCGTATGTTTTACCTATGCTTGAGGTATATTGGAGAAATATTGATAAACAAGAAATGGATTATTACTACGTAGGTGATTCAATAGCAGATTTCCAAATAGAAACCCTCGTCGCACTTGGTATAAAAGAAGAACAAATAGTTAATTTTCCCTGTAAAGCCGACAGATCGATTACTTGTGTAATTAACAGAAAAATAGAAAATTGTGGTAATAAATTTCCAAGCATTCTTGGCTACAGATTTACAAAAAACCTGTTTTTACCTAAAGAAAATAATGCAAATAGTAAATATCCCAAACGTTTATATGTTAAACGCGGTAAAGTGAATTATCGTGAGGTTATCAATGATGATGAAGTGGTAGAATACTTAGAAGGTATAGGCTTTGAAGCATTAGAAATGCAGGGGAGAACTATACAGGAACAGGCTGAAATATTTTACAATGCAGATGTTATAATTGCCGCCAGTGGTTCAGCTTTAACAAATTTACTATTTATTAAGGAAAGTACAACAGTTATTGAAATTGTTCCTTTCGGTTTTACAGATTGTTTTTTTTATGCTCTAGGAAGTTATTCTAAGGCTAACTATTTCTATATGATAGGTGAAAAAATTCCAGGAGACACTACTATACCACAACGTTCAAATCTTAAAGTTAATATTAATAAACTAAAACAAATATGTCAATTAGCAAGTTTAGTGTAA
- a CDS encoding PDZ domain-containing protein, with the protein MGFMHKQIFRFGFSLLMAFCLTLGVLIQPAAALTQEQKLVSEVWRIVNRTYLDGTFNHQNWAGVRQKALQQPLNNSQATYGAIQGMLKSLDDPFTRFLDPEQYRSLQVNTSGELTGVGLQIALNPQTGRLEVVSPIVGSPADKAGIRPRDRILKIEGVSTENLTLDEAATRMRGPIGSLITLLIERDGEGETEIRVVRDRITLNPVVADLRFSPQGTPIGYLRLTQFNANASMELAHAISSLEKKGAAAYILDLRNNPGGLLQSGIDIARLWLDSGTIVYTVNRQGIQGSFEAFGPALTDDPLVILVNQGTASASEILAGALQDNGRAKLVGETTFGKGLIQSLFELSDGSGLAVTIAKYETPNHRDINKLGIKPDTVITQEPITREQIATEADQQYQAAVELLAKNSSEISRSIDLCPNWDSNQKLCVLSQG; encoded by the coding sequence ATGGGGTTCATGCACAAACAGATTTTTCGGTTTGGATTTTCATTATTGATGGCTTTTTGCTTGACGCTGGGGGTACTCATCCAGCCAGCAGCGGCTTTGACGCAGGAACAAAAGCTAGTTTCAGAAGTTTGGCGAATTGTCAATCGCACTTATCTGGATGGGACGTTTAATCATCAAAACTGGGCAGGGGTAAGGCAAAAGGCTCTACAACAGCCGCTAAACAACTCTCAAGCAACTTACGGGGCAATTCAGGGAATGCTTAAAAGCCTCGATGACCCTTTTACCCGCTTTTTAGACCCAGAACAGTACCGCAGTTTGCAAGTGAATACCTCTGGAGAATTGACTGGGGTGGGTTTACAAATCGCCCTGAATCCTCAGACGGGAAGGTTAGAGGTAGTGTCTCCCATCGTGGGTTCACCAGCAGATAAAGCTGGAATTAGACCGCGCGATCGCATTCTCAAGATTGAAGGCGTTTCTACAGAAAATCTCACCCTGGACGAAGCAGCAACCAGAATGCGCGGGCCCATCGGTAGCCTGATTACGCTGTTGATCGAACGAGATGGAGAAGGAGAAACAGAAATTAGAGTAGTACGCGATCGCATCACTCTTAACCCTGTGGTGGCAGATTTACGTTTTTCTCCACAAGGTACGCCCATTGGCTACCTCCGCCTAACTCAATTTAATGCCAACGCCTCTATGGAATTGGCACACGCTATTTCTAGTCTAGAAAAAAAAGGCGCTGCTGCCTATATTCTAGATTTGCGAAATAATCCAGGCGGGCTATTACAATCAGGCATTGACATTGCCCGTCTGTGGTTAGATTCGGGCACCATCGTCTACACTGTAAATCGTCAAGGTATTCAGGGCAGTTTTGAAGCATTTGGCCCAGCCTTAACAGACGATCCTTTAGTAATTTTGGTCAATCAAGGAACTGCTAGTGCCAGTGAGATTCTCGCCGGCGCACTGCAAGATAATGGTCGTGCGAAGTTGGTAGGTGAAACTACTTTTGGTAAAGGCTTAATTCAATCCTTGTTTGAATTGTCGGATGGTTCTGGCTTGGCAGTTACAATTGCTAAGTATGAAACTCCTAACCACCGAGATATTAATAAGTTAGGTATTAAGCCAGATACAGTGATTACCCAAGAACCAATAACCCGCGAACAAATTGCTACAGAAGCGGATCAACAATATCAAGCAGCAGTAGAACTATTAGCGAAAAATTCTTCAGAAATTTCGCGTTCAATTGACTTGTGCCCTAATTGGGATAGTAATCAAAAACTCTGTGTCTTGAGCCAAGGTTGA
- a CDS encoding class I SAM-dependent methyltransferase produces the protein MNNPICLCGATKFDLLLKGEYSFIKRDGKSVYFEALKCLNCQLVVTNPPPDTNININTTNNSLPPIFSKPQEVYRYNYANYRLHRLKPYLTPVTKNLEIGCSDGNLVEMVKQIGVKESIGVEVAKPIAELGKSLGRDIRIMYLEECNFSSNYFDIIQAHHVIEHIPNLHEVLDEIYRILKPNGIFYVNVPRHNSIFVRSSPNWEGWYPQEHFWHFTEKTLVNLLSEHKFQLVNLSCITARNYYTENIQQDKLYRLKKIGKDLIKKFNLGDTLDVLFLKVPKV, from the coding sequence ATGAATAATCCTATTTGTCTTTGTGGAGCAACAAAATTTGACCTTCTTCTCAAGGGTGAGTATTCATTTATTAAACGTGATGGTAAAAGTGTATATTTTGAAGCCCTGAAATGTTTAAATTGCCAACTGGTAGTAACTAATCCTCCACCTGATACTAATATTAATATTAACACTACTAACAATAGTCTTCCTCCTATATTTTCAAAGCCACAAGAAGTATACAGATATAACTATGCCAATTATAGGCTACACCGTTTGAAGCCTTATTTAACTCCAGTTACGAAAAATCTAGAAATTGGCTGTAGCGATGGAAATTTAGTTGAAATGGTTAAACAAATTGGAGTAAAAGAATCTATTGGAGTAGAAGTAGCAAAACCAATAGCCGAATTAGGCAAATCTTTAGGTAGGGATATCAGGATTATGTATTTAGAGGAATGTAACTTTTCGTCAAACTACTTCGACATAATTCAAGCGCATCATGTTATTGAACATATTCCCAATCTGCACGAAGTACTAGATGAAATATATAGGATTTTGAAGCCTAACGGTATATTCTACGTGAATGTACCTCGACATAATTCTATTTTTGTTAGAAGCTCCCCAAATTGGGAAGGTTGGTATCCACAGGAGCATTTTTGGCATTTTACCGAAAAAACTCTTGTCAATCTATTAAGTGAACATAAATTTCAACTAGTAAATTTATCTTGTATTACAGCCAGAAATTACTATACAGAAAATATTCAACAAGATAAGTTGTATCGGTTGAAAAAAATTGGCAAAGATTTGATTAAAAAATTCAATCTTGGAGATACACTGGATGTGTTATTTTTAAAAGTTCCGAAGGTATAA